The Saccharopolyspora gloriosae genome window below encodes:
- a CDS encoding acyl-CoA dehydrogenase family protein — MAVDRLLPSQEATDLLELTAEIARDELAPAAASAEEQERFPRKAFQLLGASGLLGLPYPEEHGGGAQPYEVYLQVLEELSSAWMTVGVGLSVHTMSCYPLAHHGTAQQRERWLPEMIGGELLGGYALSEAHAGSDAAALSTRAERDADDYVVTGSKSWITHGGVADFYTLMARTSDDGPRGISCLLVDGGTPGLSAAPPERKMGLTGSPTTELRFEGARVPAERLIGDEGQGLSIALDALDSGRLGIAACAVGLAQGALDLAVDYARQRTQFGKAIIEFQGVEFLLADMAAAVQSARAAYLDGARRRDAGRPFGMQASVAKLVATDAAMKVTTDAVQVLGGAGYTRDFPAERYMREAKVLQIFEGTNQIQRMLIARHVRSCSARVSG; from the coding sequence ATGGCCGTCGACCGCCTCTTGCCCAGCCAGGAAGCCACCGACCTGCTCGAGCTGACCGCGGAGATCGCCCGCGACGAGCTCGCCCCCGCCGCCGCGAGCGCCGAAGAGCAGGAGCGCTTCCCGCGCAAGGCGTTCCAGCTGCTCGGCGCCTCCGGCCTGCTCGGCCTGCCCTACCCGGAGGAGCACGGCGGCGGCGCCCAGCCCTACGAGGTCTACCTCCAGGTGCTCGAAGAGCTCAGCAGCGCCTGGATGACCGTCGGCGTCGGCCTGTCCGTGCACACCATGTCCTGCTACCCGCTCGCCCACCACGGCACCGCGCAGCAGCGCGAACGCTGGCTGCCGGAGATGATCGGCGGGGAGCTGCTCGGCGGCTACGCGCTGTCCGAGGCGCACGCCGGTTCCGACGCCGCCGCGCTGAGCACCCGCGCCGAGCGCGACGCCGACGACTACGTCGTCACCGGCAGCAAGTCGTGGATCACGCACGGCGGCGTGGCGGACTTCTACACCCTGATGGCGCGGACCTCCGACGACGGGCCGCGCGGCATCAGCTGCCTGCTCGTCGACGGCGGCACGCCGGGGCTGTCGGCGGCACCGCCGGAACGCAAGATGGGCCTCACCGGCTCCCCCACCACGGAGCTGCGGTTCGAAGGCGCCCGAGTACCGGCGGAGCGGCTCATCGGCGACGAGGGCCAGGGCTTGTCCATCGCGCTGGACGCCCTCGATTCCGGCCGGCTCGGCATCGCCGCCTGCGCCGTCGGGCTCGCCCAGGGGGCGCTGGACCTCGCCGTGGACTACGCGCGGCAGCGCACGCAGTTCGGGAAGGCGATCATCGAGTTCCAGGGCGTGGAGTTCCTGCTCGCCGACATGGCCGCCGCCGTGCAGTCCGCCCGCGCCGCCTACCTGGACGGGGCGCGGCGACGCGACGCGGGCCGGCCGTTCGGGATGCAGGCGTCGGTGGCGAAGCTCGTCGCCACCGACGCCGCGATGAAGGTGACCACCGACGCGGTGCAGGTCCTCGGCGGCGCGGGCTACACCCGCGACTTCCCCGCCGAGCGCTACATGCGCGAAGCGAAGGTCCTCCAGATCTTCGAAGGCACAAACCAGATCCAACGCATGCTCATCGCCCGCCACGTTCGATCTTGTTCTGCTCGGGTGTCCGGGTAG